ATAGCAAGTTAATTGTTTCGAGCTACGTGAATGGTGGGAAACCTTCGCCGGAGAAACTCGGTAATCTGATTGCTTGTATGCAGTCTACCGGAGCAGATGTGATTAAGCTAGTAATCAATGTGGAGTATATCACAGATTTGGCTTCTGTTTTTAAGATTCTTGCTCATTGCCAGGTAGCTACTTCTCCCATACAacttctcaaaaaaaaaaaattataaaattccaTTCAGAACTATTATATATTTTCAGGTTGCCTGCAGGTTCCATTGATTGCTCTTGCAGTGGGCAGTAGAGGGCTCATAAGCCAGCTTTTGGGGCCAAAATTTGGTGGGTTTCTGGTGTACGGATCTTTGGGAGACAAGACAGTTCCTGGCATGCCAACTCTGTTCAGTCTTAGACATGTTTATAAGCTTGAATATATAAATGCAGAAACAAAAGTTTTTGGTCTAATTTCAAATCCAGTTGGCCATAGTAAAGGTCCTATTCTGCATAATCCTGCCTTCAGACACACAGGATATAATGGAATTTATGTCCCCATGCAAGTGGATGATATCAAAGCATTCTTTAGAACTTACACAGGCACTGACTTTGCAGGTTTTAGGTATGCAGCCATTTTCGTTTCCATAACTCCCCTGTTTGTTCATATTCAGAttccttgtttttttttttctgatggaCCTAGTGTTGGAATCCCACACAAGGAAGCGGCAGTTGGGTGCTGCGATGAAGTCCATCCACTGGCCAAGGTCAGGAATTCTGACACTGTTAGCAGCAAGTTATGATGATTACCAGAATTCCATAAATATGCAACAGAAGAGATCTGATATTacttttaataatcaatgaagaTAAGTTAGATTAATGCACTGGCCTCTTGAAGTTCTTGGTTATTTTTACCTATAAGCTTCTAAGTTTTGGCATTCTTTCTCATCCAGTCTATAGGAGCTGTGAACACTATAGTAAGGAGACCTACTGATGGCAAGCTGGTTGGTTATAATACAGATTGTGAGGCTTCTATTAGTGCAATAGAGGATGCCCTCAGAGGTACTGCGCTCATAAATTTTCATTTGTCATCTTTGTAAAAGTACTTGTCTCTGAGTTAGATAGGAAGAATGCAAAAGAGAGAAAATTAGATCAGACATCTGTGATCTATTAATGGGTTTTGACGTCAGTAAAAATGACGATAACTTGATTGATTGCTTCTCTGGAAATATAGAAAGACAGGCTACCAACGGAGGAGGATCAGATGCTTCACCTCTAGCTGGGAAAACTTTTGTGTTGGTTGGGGCAGGAGGTGCAGGAAGAGCACTTGCTTTTGGTGCCAAAAGTAGAGGAGCTCATGTCATTGTTTTCAACCGCAACTATGGTAAGCTATGCTAAATTGTCTGATCATGTAAAACTAGTCGTTTACCCAAACGTgcagatattaaaatttttaatattaataatattattttataaaatattttttttcatataaattcaCTCTTAATAGATAGAAATAAaacatttcttttaaaattttaaactcaaaataataataagtataaatacatttaaaaatattaaatattttagtatttattaccatatattattaatatataataataaattcatattcaaAAAACTATATTCTTAGAAAAATAAAGTTTACTAACATTGAATGGTGGTGGATGGCAATGGTGGTAGTGAAGGAGAATATCTGTTTATTACAATATCTTTTAAGTATATCAATTTCTTgaagaatagtaaaacatagtatatcaattatattataGTATATCAATTATGTCAAGCGAAATAGTAGGAATGACTTCACAACAATcactatataaatatattttattattaaaaaaaataggataatctctcaaaatatttaaatggctCATTGTCGAACTTCAATATTGTCAAGAGAGTTGAATTGACTATCAAGAGTAGTTCAAACATACATCATGCTAGatgtttataaaataataaaaaaaattttcaaaacacgAGAGAGGAGAAATGTGTTAAGAAAAATACGAAGTAAAGATTGtgttaatgaattttatatagaaTGGATAATGAGTATTATATTTTTGTGGAaagtgaaaaaattaaaattattacaataattaatataatgatAACTTATTTATAATGATTGATTTAGAGTATtagaatcaaaattttatttttattatatttattaatttttatagttatttgaattaataaaattctaatttaattatattttattacaattcgttgtattaattttttaattattttatatttttattatgatcaatattttttgtaataattttaattgattatatatatatttatttatataattatttatatcatatagattatttgtaattaaattatattagttataattttataaaaatagtaaaaacttTTTATGTGATATTTTGTTATAGAATTATtgctattgatttttttaattgtccaaataattttttatatggtgattacttaatttttataaatatatttttaacattttacttattattagaataaaaaaatacaataaattttttaataataaaagataataaaaattttattgcaatattaataatataatatattaagaaGTGGTAGAATATCAAGAGGTCATATAATAAtcacaataaatataataaacattatatttaacgTATTAGAAAGTAGTAGGAAATCAAGATGTTATATATTAATagtgattaaaaataataaattatatttattatatatatatattaattattttttatataaaaataaaattataaatatataaaaatttataaatatatttgcaTCACATATTATAAATATACAGGTTAATCGTATcacttattaatttttcatatgtaaattaaataatacttgTAAATCTCTTATTAACCTATCTTAAAATtcagatttatatatataaatttattatttactagacctattacaaatttaaatatatcatttttcatattttatagttaaaaaatatatatattaatttttattgattattttaaatatatagttaattttaaattttttaattataaattaatttattatattaaaaattataaaaaattaaaaaatcacgtacacattgtaataataaaaataataaattatatttattataaatatattaattaataatattattaaatataaatataaaaataaaatatattaaatatgctATTGAATATAAgtgcatgaaatttaaatatatttaatattaataattttaatactatACTCTTATGAGATCGCGATATCTATCCAAACGGACCCAAATCTACGTCGgattcaagattcacattcttGTTATATGTCTAACTGTGGTGCTGTGTTTTGTAAAGAGAGAGCAAAATCTCTCGCACATGCAGTTTCAGGAAAAGCACTCCCATACGAAAGTCTGGAGAAATTCCGCGCAGAAAAAGTGATGATACTTGCAAATGCTTCTGCGGTTGGAATGGAACC
The sequence above is a segment of the Manihot esculenta cultivar AM560-2 chromosome 5, M.esculenta_v8, whole genome shotgun sequence genome. Coding sequences within it:
- the LOC110614361 gene encoding bifunctional 3-dehydroquinate dehydratase/shikimate dehydrogenase, chloroplastic isoform X1 yields the protein MVDSQKRVVVCTPLECETAAEMLSSMEKAREEGADLVEFRIDSMSFSHISQLHKLFQLRTLPAIVSFRADSWNASSSEDRNTSTCLQVMRLAVDLNVEFVEMDYECKVGSYYRLESNGTLQVASDTNMAECVYNRPNSKLIVSSYVNGGKPSPEKLGNLIACMQSTGADVIKLVINVEYITDLASVFKILAHCQVPLIALAVGSRGLISQLLGPKFGGFLVYGSLGDKTVPGMPTLFSLRHVYKLEYINAETKVFGLISNPVGHSKGPILHNPAFRHTGYNGIYVPMQVDDIKAFFRTYTGTDFAGFSVGIPHKEAAVGCCDEVHPLAKSIGAVNTIVRRPTDGKLVGYNTDCEASISAIEDALRERQATNGGGSDASPLAGKTFVLVGAGGAGRALAFGAKSRGAHVIVFNRNYERAKSLAHAVSGKALPYESLEKFRAEKVMILANASAVGMEPNSDQTPVSKEALKAYELVFDAVYTPRNTRLLQEAKEVGAIVVSGLEMFIRQAIGQFRLFTGGLAPEAFMRKLVLEQF
- the LOC110614361 gene encoding bifunctional 3-dehydroquinate dehydratase/shikimate dehydrogenase, chloroplastic isoform X2 encodes the protein MVDSQKRVVVCTPLECETAAEMLSSMEKAREEGADLVEFRIDSMSFSHISQLHKLFQLRTLPAIVSFRADSWNASSSEDRNTSTCLQVMRLAVDLNVEFVEMDYEVASDTNMAECVYNRPNSKLIVSSYVNGGKPSPEKLGNLIACMQSTGADVIKLVINVEYITDLASVFKILAHCQVPLIALAVGSRGLISQLLGPKFGGFLVYGSLGDKTVPGMPTLFSLRHVYKLEYINAETKVFGLISNPVGHSKGPILHNPAFRHTGYNGIYVPMQVDDIKAFFRTYTGTDFAGFSVGIPHKEAAVGCCDEVHPLAKSIGAVNTIVRRPTDGKLVGYNTDCEASISAIEDALRERQATNGGGSDASPLAGKTFVLVGAGGAGRALAFGAKSRGAHVIVFNRNYERAKSLAHAVSGKALPYESLEKFRAEKVMILANASAVGMEPNSDQTPVSKEALKAYELVFDAVYTPRNTRLLQEAKEVGAIVVSGLEMFIRQAIGQFRLFTGGLAPEAFMRKLVLEQF